DNA sequence from the Streptomyces sp. CA-210063 genome:
GTGGACAGAAATCCGGTCGCAAGTCGTGTGCCGTTGGCCACGACAAGGTCGGCGAGCCGGTCCGCGACGCGCTGCCTGGCGTGTTCCGGAATCAGACCGAATGTGAGAGGCCGGACCAGTTTCGCCTGCGTCACTGTCCTCGGCATCCCGTCGGCATCGAGGAACTCGGCCTGATACGCGGCCCGGATCTGCTCGTGCAGCTCGGCGTACTCCTGTGCGCTCTGGGTCTTGCCGAGAACGGCTGCCGCTTCGGCTACGAGCCTGGCCGAGTGCGCGAAGTACGCCGTGGCAACCTCGGCATCGGGATTGTTGGCCAGGTTGAGGATCATCTGCAAGGCTTCAGGGCCATCGAACTCATTGCCGGGTTCCAGCCATTCGCCCCAGTGGAAGCCGGTGTCGACGACGTACCGCTCATGGGGCAACGGGTCGCCGGTCCGGGAGGGGTGGCGGTCCGCGGCCCGGCGGAGGCAGAACTGCACCCATGCGACCATCGCGTCCCAGTTCTCCGCGAGCACCTCAGTGGATCCGTAGCGCTGGTACAGGGTCCACGGCACCATCGTGATCGCGTCCGCCCAGCCCGCGGAACCCTTGCCGTCCATCAGCTCGGCAAGCTGCGAGAGTTCCGGCCCCGGGCTCGAATCGCGCGGAACGACGTCGCGGAGGGCTCCGTCCTCGCCCTGCTGCAGCACCACGTCACGCAGCCAGTCCCGAAGGAAGAGGCTGACGTCGGCGAGATGAGTTGCGGCCGGAGCGAACACCTGCGCGTCGCCGGTCCAGCCGGACCGTTCCCGAGTGGGGCAGTCGGTGGGGACATCGGTGAAGTTTCCCCGCATGCTCCACACGATGTTGTCGTGCAGCTGATTCAGTCCGGAATCGGAACTGCTGAACTCCCCGTCATACCGGAGGTCTGCCTGGAGAACCAGGGCCTCGATGCGCTCGAGTTCGACCCGCGAGGCGCCTTCGATCTCGATGTACCGGAAGCCACGCATCGTGTATCGCGGCTCAAAGATCTCACTGCCTCCCCCAGCCAGGACATACCGGTCGATGGCCGGCACGCTGGGAGGAAGCACTCCGTCTCCCAGCAGGTAGTCCGTCCGGACTCGCCCGGCCTTGTCGACCAGCTCACTGTGATGTACCGCCAGCGTTGCCCCGGCGGGCCCGGCGACGGTCAGTCGGACAACACCGACGAGGTTCTGCCCGAAGTCGACCACAGTCCGGTCGTCGATCGTGGTCACCCGAGCCGGCTCGAGCACGTCGGCCACGACGACTGGCTCGCTCCGCGCCGCATCCACCCGCTCGGTCCCATGGGGGAACACCACGACCGGTCGAGCGTCTGTCAGCGAGGCCCCGGTAGTGAATTGCGCCCCGGGGATCCGGGCATCGATGGTCGCCCCTTCCATCGGGTCAGCGAACCGGCGTGGACCATATCCACCCTCCCAAGCCGCATCCGTCGTGATGATCTCGCGGCGCCCGGACTCGAATTCCATCAGCAGATACGCGATCGCGGCGAGCTGCTCCCCGTACGTATTCCGCTGCCCAAAGGCGCTGTTCCGGCCGCGATAGCGGCCTTCCGCGAGTTCGATCCCGATCGTGTTGGAACCAGCTACCAGCTCATCGGTGACGTCGTATCCCTCGTACTCGAACCGCTGGTCGTACGCGGTGAAGCGCGGGGTGATGCGCACTCCCGTCACGTCGCCTCCGTTGACGGCCACGCCGTACCAACCGCGGGCACTGGCATAGAGGCGTGCGCGGACAGGCGCGGCCTCGAGGTCGAACGTACGACGCAGGTACTGCACCGGTGTCGGCGCGTCCGCGGGCTCGGTCACCCGCAGTCCGATCCACTCGGCGAGCTCGTGCAGCGGACCCGGATGGGTTTCGAAGCTCGCGGCCTCGCTCCAGACCTGGGTGTCACGAACAGTCGCCCCGACTCGCCACGTGTACGCAGCGGACCTTTCCAGCGGCGGCCCCTCGTACCGGACGGTGGGCAGCGCCCCCAGCCGCCAGGTGCCCTGCCATATCGGCACGCTCGCCCCCGCCTGATAGACCTCCACGACGCCCCGGTCCGGGGCTTCCGCGCCGGTCGCGAACTCCCAGGACAGCTCAGGGACAGGGTCGGCGAGCAGTTGGTGACCAAGGCCCGACGTGCGCAGATTGATGAAGGGTGCGATAGACGACATCGAATGGATTCCTTCGTTGAAAGGCTGGCAGTTGCGGCCTGATCAGGCATTCGCGAACGGCCGAGGTCGGCCGACCGTCGCTTCGACGACCACTGGCTCATGTACGTCTCTCCACCGAGGGTTCTTACGTTCCGCAATGGGATTCATACGTCCCGTAGCAGTCATTTACATGCCGCAAGCACTGGTTTACGTCACACCAGGAAGGGTTTACGACGTGTAAATGACAGTATCGTAGCGCCCACGCCTCCACAAGAGGTCTCGTCCAGGGCCTGGCCGACCTCGACCTGGCACCGCAGTTGATCCGCCACCACCCGCAAGTCCACAAAACCGTGAAGGGTGCGGCCTGATTTGAGGGACGATCCCTCCGGGTTCGCCTGCGGTTGATCGTGGTCCTCTCCTACCGTGCCCGGCATAGACGAGCTGATGAGACAGGTGCAGGCCAAGGAGTCCGCGGCGCGGGCTCGGGTGGAGGGCCTGCGGGCGGAGCTGGAGCGGATCACGGCCGAGCTCGCGGCGGAGGAAGGGTCCCTGGCGGGCTGGACGACCACGCGTGAGCACGTGATGTTGCTGCGGTCCGAGCAGAACGGTGCCGGACCGCTGGAGTCAGCGGAAGGCGTGGTCGGTGAGGTCGTCGGCGTGCTGAGCGTGGACGACCAGGCTGTGGTCGAGGCGCTGACCAGGGCCGGGCAGGGGATGCGGGCCAAGGAGCTGTGCGAGGCGGTGGGCCTGGTGGTGGATCACCGTCGGGTCGAGACGCTGCGGGCGCGGTTGAAACGCCTGGTCAAGCGGAGTGTTCTGGTCGAGAACGCGGGCTTGTTCGACCTGGCCGAGGGTGTTCGCACAGCTGATCCGGACTGAACCGCCCCGACTCGGGGCACTCCGAAATCTCTACGGAACCCGGAACGGTTCGCTCGAGGGGTTGTCAGGTTTCGCGGAAAGGGTCACTGGTCTGTTCCTTTGCAGCCTGGAACAAGCCGGTCGCTCCGGACAAACTCACCGCGACCTGCTGGGCGCGGTCTGGGGGACGAGGCCGTCAGGGACCTATGCCACGATGATCAAGATTTCGACCGGCTCACACTCAGGCGCGGAGGCGTGGAGGCGGATTTTCCCAGTGCCGGTGGGGCGGAGAACGGCCAGGGCGCGGCCTTCGTAGGTGTGATGTGCGGTGGTGTCGAAGCGCTCCTCGGTGGAGGGGGCGGCGCTGCCGAAGCCTGCAAGGGCGCCGCTTCCGGAGATCTCTAGGCTCACGGTGCGGTCGGCCGCGGTGTGGAGGGTGCCGTCGGTGTCGGTCAGGGTGAGGGTGACGTAGGCGAGGTCGCCGTTTGCGGCGGTGATGGTGGGGCGGTCGGCTTCGGCGCGCAGTCGTACGGAGCCGGTGGCCGAGCGCAGGAGGTGGCGGCCGGTCTCGGCGCCGTCCTGGTAGGCGATGGCCACCAGCTCGCCGGGTTCATAGACGGTGTCGAACTCGGCGCGGAACCGGTGTTGTTCACCGGCCGGTTCGCGGCCTAGGGAGCGGCCGTTGACCAGGAGTTCCACCTCGTCGGCGGCGCTGTAGACCTCGACCTTGACCGGCTTGCCCGTAAACCCCGGCCAGGTCCAGCTGGAGATGGTGTCGCTCCAGGCCCAGGGGGATCCGGCCCAGGTCTTGCCGTGGTGCTCGGGCCGCTGGACGGCGATGTAGGGCTGGGTGCGCAGGCCGAAGACGATCTCCCGGTAGTAGGAGGCGGGCCGGCGGTGGCCGGTGATGTCGATGTCGCCGCACCCGGCCAGGAGGTACGGATAGGGCGCGAGGAGGCCGGAAGGGGGTTCGGAGGTGAGGTACTGGGGGCGGCCGAGGCCGGCCTCGCCCAGGTACTCCCAGCCGGTCCAGGTGAAGTCGCCGATGACGTGGCCGTACTGCTTCACCAGCTTCCAGTTGGTGTCGATGTGGGTCGGGAAGGTCTCGGTCCCCACGATGATCCGGTTCGGGAACAGTTCGCGGTCCAGGGCGTAGCGGGCGTCGGAGTAGTTCATGCCCGCGATATCCAGCACGCCGTAGGACTCGGCGGTCCGTTCGGTCACCACCTCCGAGGCACCGATGACGTTCATCATGTCCAAGGCGTTGGCCATGAAGGTGTTGATCCCCGTGCTCTCTCCCTCCGCCTGCTGCGCCTGCTCGCTCATCTGCGCCAGGTCCGACTGCACGGCCAGCATGTTGTTGATCCCGTTGGTGACGTAGCGGGTACCGTCCAGGGAGCGGATCTTCTCGGCGAGCGTGCGTCCCAGGGCTGCCCCGGTGGGCGAGCCGGTCTCGGGAATCTCGTTGCCGATCGAGTAGAGGACGACGCTGGGGTGGTTGAAATCCTTGGCGATCATGGACTCGATGTCGCGTTCCCACCATTCGGGGAAGCTGAGACTGTAGTCGAAGTCGCTCTTGGCCGAGGTCCACACGTCGAACGCTTCGTCCATCACCAGCATGCCCAGGCGATCACATGCCTCCAGCATCGCGCGGCTCATCGGGTGGTGCGCCATGCGAAGGGCGTTGAACCCGGACTCTTTGAGGATCTCGACTCGCCGCTCTTCGGCGCGGGCGTAGGTCGCCGCGCCCAGCACCCCGTTGTCGTGGTGGAGGCATGCGCCGCGCAGCTTGACGGTTTCGCCGTTGATGCGCAGTCCGGATCGGGGGTCGAGTTGCAGGGAGCGAATGCCGAAGACAGAAGACTCGGTGTCCACCGTGCCGTTCTCGTCGTGGAGCCGGACCTCGCAGGAATACAGGGAGGGTGATTCGGGGCTCCACAGCGAGGGATCGAAGACATAGAGATGCTGCCGAGCGGTCGCGGGCTCACCGGGCAGCACCGTGACCTTTGCCGTGTCGGTGGCGACGACGGCCCCGGCGGCGTCGCGGATCTCGGTCACCAGGTCGAGGGTGCGGATCGCGATCGTGTCGTTCTCGAGCGTGGTCGCCACCTGCACCACTGCTCGATCCCGGTCGATGTCGGGGGTGGTCACGCACAGGCCGTCCGGGGTGACCCGCACCAGATCACCGACGAGCATCCAGGTGTCCCGGTAGATCCCCGCGCCCGAGTACCAGCGGGAGTCCTGGTGGACGCGGGCTTCGACACGGACCTCGTTGTCCTGCCCGAAGCGTAGGAAGCGGCCGGCGTCGACGCGGAAGCGGGAGTAGCCGTAGGGGCGCTGCCCGGCGTAGTCCCCGTTGACGTACACGGTCGCGTCGCGGTAAACGCCTTCGAACTCCAGGAAGACCCGCTTGCCCTGATGCTCCTGCGGGACGAAGAAGGTCTTGCGATATTCGAAGGCACCGCCGGGGAAGTGGGCACGGACCCCGTCCTCGATCGCGCCTTCGCCGTCCGGAACTACCCGGTCCTGCTCGATCAGCGCATCGTGCGGCAGCGTGACGTTCCGGTAGGGGGTGATGGCCCCGCCAGCCATCTCGGCGAACGGGTTGACCTTGGGCCGGATCTGCCAGCCGTCATTGAAGCTGATACGGAGCATGGGCTCTCTTCCTCTTCGCGTTGCTACGGGCCGTCCGGGCCGTCGGGCGGATCTGATGGGAAGGTCAGGTGAGTTCGAGCTCGCTTGCAGCGGTGATGGCGCCGGGGTCCCCGGCGTAGGAGGCTGCCTCGATCACGGCTGTGGGAGACGCGGGAACGAAGCCGTCGGACATCCAGCGCTGCAGGGGCCGGGGCGAGGCGGCGACGCTGATCGATGCCGACGCGCCGGCCGCGAGATCGACGGCTGCGAAACCGAGCAGCACCCGAGTGGGGAAGTCCTCGCCCGCGCCGATGGGGAGTCCGTAGAACTGGACGACGTGGCGGCCCGCGCGCGAGCCGGTGTTGGTCACGGTCACGGTGGCAGTGAACGCGCCGCCGTCAGGGGCGCCGACGGCTAGTTCGGTGAGCGTGAAGGTGGTGTCGGAGAGCCCGTAACCGAGAGGGAAGGCGGCCGGGTGGCCGTCGCGGTGCGACCGCCCCCAGGCTGGATGGCGGGGCAGGTTGATGCACACACCGCCGAAGAAGTTGCCGCCCT
Encoded proteins:
- a CDS encoding fibronectin type III-like domain-contianing protein codes for the protein MATTADSTAFSTAVAAVRVGTSPDEAAEELLERLSLEERLGLLDGDLPFWQGLAEMMAEGYNRTPVPMGRIERLGIPGLLFSDGPRGVVVGASTAFPVSMARGATWDVELKERVGVAIGLEVRAQGGNFFGGVCINLPRHPAWGRSHRDGHPAAFPLGYGLSDTTFTLTELAVGAPDGGAFTATVTVTNTGSRAGRHVVQFYGLPIGAGEDFPTRVLLGFAAVDLAAGASASISVAASPRPLQRWMSDGFVPASPTAVIEAASYAGDPGAITAASELELT
- a CDS encoding alpha-L-rhamnosidase; this encodes MSSIAPFINLRTSGLGHQLLADPVPELSWEFATGAEAPDRGVVEVYQAGASVPIWQGTWRLGALPTVRYEGPPLERSAAYTWRVGATVRDTQVWSEAASFETHPGPLHELAEWIGLRVTEPADAPTPVQYLRRTFDLEAAPVRARLYASARGWYGVAVNGGDVTGVRITPRFTAYDQRFEYEGYDVTDELVAGSNTIGIELAEGRYRGRNSAFGQRNTYGEQLAAIAYLLMEFESGRREIITTDAAWEGGYGPRRFADPMEGATIDARIPGAQFTTGASLTDARPVVVFPHGTERVDAARSEPVVVADVLEPARVTTIDDRTVVDFGQNLVGVVRLTVAGPAGATLAVHHSELVDKAGRVRTDYLLGDGVLPPSVPAIDRYVLAGGGSEIFEPRYTMRGFRYIEIEGASRVELERIEALVLQADLRYDGEFSSSDSGLNQLHDNIVWSMRGNFTDVPTDCPTRERSGWTGDAQVFAPAATHLADVSLFLRDWLRDVVLQQGEDGALRDVVPRDSSPGPELSQLAELMDGKGSAGWADAITMVPWTLYQRYGSTEVLAENWDAMVAWVQFCLRRAADRHPSRTGDPLPHERYVVDTGFHWGEWLEPGNEFDGPEALQMILNLANNPDAEVATAYFAHSARLVAEAAAVLGKTQSAQEYAELHEQIRAAYQAEFLDADGMPRTVTQAKLVRPLTFGLIPEHARQRVADRLADLVVANGTRLATGFLSTGYLLPALSAGGHDDLALDLLLQEEQPSWLGQVAQGATTMLESWNGAGSQNHYALGAVARWMYENLAGLRAAAPGWQQIEIRPVLTHRLEHVQGQTMTPFGPVSSAWRRSESGWDLEVTVPAGAEARIRLDGANMLEDGTRIAVLPSGTSTWRVRSAPADTL
- a CDS encoding glycoside hydrolase family 2 protein, whose product is MLRISFNDGWQIRPKVNPFAEMAGGAITPYRNVTLPHDALIEQDRVVPDGEGAIEDGVRAHFPGGAFEYRKTFFVPQEHQGKRVFLEFEGVYRDATVYVNGDYAGQRPYGYSRFRVDAGRFLRFGQDNEVRVEARVHQDSRWYSGAGIYRDTWMLVGDLVRVTPDGLCVTTPDIDRDRAVVQVATTLENDTIAIRTLDLVTEIRDAAGAVVATDTAKVTVLPGEPATARQHLYVFDPSLWSPESPSLYSCEVRLHDENGTVDTESSVFGIRSLQLDPRSGLRINGETVKLRGACLHHDNGVLGAATYARAEERRVEILKESGFNALRMAHHPMSRAMLEACDRLGMLVMDEAFDVWTSAKSDFDYSLSFPEWWERDIESMIAKDFNHPSVVLYSIGNEIPETGSPTGAALGRTLAEKIRSLDGTRYVTNGINNMLAVQSDLAQMSEQAQQAEGESTGINTFMANALDMMNVIGASEVVTERTAESYGVLDIAGMNYSDARYALDRELFPNRIIVGTETFPTHIDTNWKLVKQYGHVIGDFTWTGWEYLGEAGLGRPQYLTSEPPSGLLAPYPYLLAGCGDIDITGHRRPASYYREIVFGLRTQPYIAVQRPEHHGKTWAGSPWAWSDTISSWTWPGFTGKPVKVEVYSAADEVELLVNGRSLGREPAGEQHRFRAEFDTVYEPGELVAIAYQDGAETGRHLLRSATGSVRLRAEADRPTITAANGDLAYVTLTLTDTDGTLHTAADRTVSLEISGSGALAGFGSAAPSTEERFDTTAHHTYEGRALAVLRPTGTGKIRLHASAPECEPVEILIIVA